From the Gemmatimonadota bacterium genome, the window GGTCTCAAGGACGACCATGCCCGCTCCCTCGCCCAGGACGAATCCGTCCCGTTCGGCGTCAAAGGGCCGGCTTGCCCGCTCCGGCTCGTCGTTTCGGAGGGAAAGAGCGCGCATGTTGCTGAACCCGGCCACGGCCATGGGGGAGATGCTGGCCTCCGTCCCGCCGGTGACCATGACGTCCGCGTCCCCGTGCTGCAGGATCCGGAAGGCGTCGCCTATCCCGTGTGCGCCACTCGAACAGGCCGATACCGTGGTGTAGTTGGGGCCCTTCAGACCATGAATCATCGAGATGTGACCGGGGGCCATATCCGCGATCATCATCGGAATGAAAAAGGGACTCACCCGGCCTGGACCCTTGTTCACCAGGTTCGTATGCTGGTTTTCGAAAGTCCAGATCCCGCCGACGCCCGTGCCCATGACCACCCCGATGCGTTCCCGGTCTACGCTGTCGAGATCCAGCCTCGAGTCGTCGATCGCCATCTGCGCCGCGATCACCGCGTACTGGACGTTGTCGTCCATGCGCCGCACTTCCTTCCGATCGATATAGTCCGCCGCGTTGAAATCCTTCAACTCGGCCGCGATCTGCGCTGGAAATGCGCTCACATCGAACTTGGTGATGGGCCCAACGCCGCTTTGGCCGTCGCAAAGGGCCTTCCAGTAGGTATCGAGCGTGAGCCCCACGGGACTCAGGACACCCATACCGGTAACGACAACGCGCTCTGCCACGCCGATATCTCCCGAAATCAACCGGCCGCATCCCCCGGACTGCCTGGGATCACGGACCGGACTTGAGTTGATTCAGCCGTCTATATTGGCCTGGAGATACTTGATCGCGTCACCTACCGTGACGATCTTCTCGGCGTCCTCGTCGGGAATCTCGAGATCGAATTCTTCCTCGAGGGCCATGACGAGCTCGACCGTATCGAGCGAGTCGGCGCCCAGGTCGTCTGTAAACGAGGCATTGTCGGTAACCTGGTCACCGTCCACGCCAAGCTGCTCGGCGATGATCTCCTTTACGCGATCTTCCATCGTTTTCCTCCTGTACGGATGAATTGTTGGCTCTTCGTTCACATGCTAAGATGAGATTTGTTTCTTCCATTGATGCAAATCATACGGCGCGCGATCCGCCTGAAACAGACCGGCTTCCGCGAACCATGCGGCGCGCGATCCGCCTGAAACAGACCGGCTTCCGCGAACCATGCGGCGCTCGGCCCGTCCGCGACAGATGGCATCCGCTCACATGCCCATGCCGCCGTCGACGCGCATCACCTGGCCCGTTATGAAGGCGGCGTCGTCGGACGCCAGGAATGCCGCGATGCCGGCTACGTCGTCGGGTTGTCCGGCCCGGGAAAGCGGTGTGGCGTCCAGGAACGCGGTCCGCACGGCCTCGGGAAGCGACGCCGTCATGGCGGTTTCGATATACCCCGGGGCGATCGCGTTGACCGTGATTCCCCGGCTGCCGACCTCTTTCGCCACCGATTTGGTGAAGCCGACAATCCCGGCCTTGGAGGCGGCGTAGTTGGCCTGTCCCGCGTTCCCCGAGAGGCCGACGATCGAGGTCATATTGATGATCCTGCCGCTCCGCTGTCGCATCATTGGCCGGATGACGGCCTGGGTGCAGATAAACACGCTGCCCAGGTTGACGTGCACGACCTCGTCCCAGTCAGCCTGTTTCATGCGCATCAGGAGCGTATCCCGGACCGTAGCCGCGTTGTTTACCAGGACGTCGATAGATCCGTATGCTTCAACCACACTGTCGACCAGGTCTTTCACGCTGTCCCGGTCGTCGATGCGTACGGACAGCCCCCTTGCGTCGCCCCCTTTTTGCTTCAATGCCTCAGCGGCTTCCTCGGCCTTCGTCCCGTCGCGGCTCGTAATGACCACCCGGGCGCCTTCCGCGGCGAATCGTTCGGCGACGGCGGAACCGATCCCCTGGGCGCCGCCCGTTACGACGGCAACTTTGCCCTTCAAGCCACGCAAAACTGAAGATCCCCGTGAACATGTGCTTTTTTAAGTGTTTTCATTACCGTTCCACCACGGGTTGGCCGAGCGTTTCGGTTACTATTCCACCACGGGCTGGCCGAGGGTTTCGACTACGGCAGACACGTCCTCGAGCTTATCCGCATTCAAGATGCCGACGCCGCGGTGCATCCTTTTCATGAGTCCCGTGAGTACGCTGCCCGGTCCCGCCTCCACTACGGTGTCCACCCCGTGGCCGGCCAGGGTCTGCATGGATTCCACCCAGCGTACCGGCCGGGTCAACTGCTCGATCAACAGGCGGCGGATATCTTCCGGTTCCGTCACGGCCCGGGCGGTTACATTGGCCACCAGCGGCGTGTCGGCGCGGGTGATGACGGCTTTTCCGATCGCCTCCGCCAGGCCCTGCCGGGCATGCTCCATGAGTTCGGAGTGGAACGCCCCGCTTACCTCGAGGGGCACAACCCTCCTGGCCCCCGCATCCCGAGCGGCTTCCATGGCCCGTTCTACGGCCGGCACGGCCCCGGCGATGACCGTCTGCAGCGGGGAGTTGTAGTTGGCCGGCTGGACGGGCTCGCCCTCCCTGCTCGCCGACCGGCAGACGTCGTCGACTTCCTGCGGCGAAAGGCCGATCACGGCCGCCATGGTGCCTGGCTGTCTTTGTCCGGCCTCGTGCATCAGGGTGCCGCGCAGGCGGACCAAGCGCACCGATTCCTCGAACGCAAGTGAGCCCGCCGCGACCAGCGCCGAGTATTCCCCCACGCTGTGGCCGGCGACATAATCCGGACGGATCCCCTGTTCGCTCAGCAGGGATGCCACCGCCGCGCTGTGCACCAGGATGGCCAACTGCGTGTAATTCGTTTGCTTCAGGGTCTCGGCGGGGCCTTTAAAGGAGATCCCGGCGATATCGGCACCGGTGATCTCACGGGCCTGCCGGTACAGTTCCCGTACCTGCGGATACCGGTCGTGCAGGTCCCGGCCCATGCCCACGTACTGGGAAGCCTGCCCTGGAAACAAGAAAGCGATCCTGGCTTGGGTCATGGATTAGCGCGCCGAACCTAAATTGCTTCGACTTCCTGTACTTCCCTTCCCTGGTAGTATCCGCAATGGGGGCAGACGCGGTGCGCGCGTTTCTTCTCCCCGCAGTGGTCGCAGTCCACCAGCGCCGGCATCGAAAGTACCCAGTGCGTCCGGCGCTTACGACTCCGTGCCCGGGATTGGCGTCGCTTGGGCAGGGCCATGTCTTATTCCTCCTTCAACAACGTTTTCAGTGTGTGCCAGCGCGGGTCCACCTGCCGCGTACCACAACCGCAGGCGCCCTCGTTGAGGTTCCGCCCGCATTCCGGACAGAGCCCCCTGCAATCTTCGCTGCACAGGGGTTTCATGGGGATATTCAGGTTGACGAGTTCCGCGATGCGCCGACTCAGGTCTATCGTCTTCGCGCCGTAGTCCAGGATTTCCACGTCGTCGGCTTCGGTCAGCTCCTCGCCCTCCGGTATGGCGCGGTCGGTCTTCTCGTAGTAGGTCGCGATTTCGCCGCTGATATGTTCCTCCACGTCTTCGAGGCATCTGCCGCAGGAAAAGGTCATGGCGACCGCTATATCAGCCTGCAGCACCAGCGAATTCTCGGAGACCGTGAGGGTGCCGTCCACCTTGACAGGTGAAGCGAAACGGCAATCCTCGTCCGGAAGAAAATCGGCGGCGGGCGTGTCTTCTAGGTGGATGGGATGTAAACCTTCGGCCAAATGCTCAATCGCGATTCGCATATCGACTGCTTGTTCAGTATTGCCAAGACCAGACTTTACACGCATATCCCGTACCGTAACCCGGGTGTCTCCGGCATTCCGTAAATTGCCCGGAAGCCACTAATAATACGGGGGTTACCCCGGTCATGTCAAGAGGAAAATCCCCGGATCAGGCGAGTGCGGATCGGATCAAATCGACTACGTCGGCCGATCGGTCGGCCACTGGAATACCGGCGTCGTTCAACGCGCTCACTTTTTCCTCGGCTCCGCCCGTTCCGCCCGATATGATCGCGCCGGCGTGTCCCATGCGTTTGCCGGGCGGCGCCGTGCGCCCCGCGATGAATCCGACTACGGGTTTTGTCATGTTTTCCCGGACGAATTCCGCGGCCCTTTCCTCGTCGGAGCCTCCGATCTCGCCGATCATGACTACCGCGTGGGTATCCGGGTCCGCCTCGAAGGCCTCGAGGGCGTCGATGAAGCCCGTCCCGATGATCGGATCACCGCCGATGCCCAGGCAGGTGGACTGGCCGATGCCCGCGCTCGTCAACTGGTGGACGATCTCGTAGGTCAACGTGCCGCTGCGGGAAACCACGCCCACGTGACCGGGCTGGTGTATGTGGCCGGGCATGATACCGACCTTGGTGACGCCCGGCGTGATGGCGCCGGGACAGTTCGGTCCCAGAAGGCGTACGCCAGAATGCTGCAGGACGGCGTAGACCCGGGCCATGTCCAGCGTGGGGATGCCTTCCGTAATGCAGATCACCAGGTCCAATTCGGCGTCGATCGCCTCGTGAATCGCATCGGCCGCGAAGGCGGGGCGGACGTAGATGATCGACGTATTGGCACCCGTGGCCGAAGCTGCTTCCGCCAGCGTATCGTAAACCGGGATGCCGTCCAGGTCCTGGCCGCCTTTACCGGGCGTGACTCCGGCGACGACATTCGTTCCATAGGCCGCCATCTGGCGCGTGTGAAAGGAGCCGTCCCTGCCGGTAATCCCCTGCACGACGACACGGGTGTTTTCGTTTACCAGGATGCTCATCTTCCCCCCTCCCCGAGTTCAACAGCCTTCTGAACAGCCTCCGCCATGGTGTCGACGGCGACGAGTCCAACGGATTCGAGTATGCGCCGGCCTTCCTCTTCGTTCGTCCCGGTAAGCCGGATGACGATGGGCAGCGTGAGCGGACCGCCGGATCCCTCGGCGATGCGCTCGAGGGCGGTGACGATGCCGTTGGCCACGTCGTCGCAGCGCGTGATCCCGCCGAAAATATTGAATAGCACGGCTTTGACGCGGTCGTCGGATGTGATGATGTTCATGGCGGTGACGACCTTGTCCGGGTTCGAGCTGCCGCCGATATCGAGAAAGTTCGCGGGCATGCCGCCGTAGAACTTCACCATGTCCATCGTCGCCATGGCCAGGCCCGCGCCGTTGACGATGCAACCGATATCGCCGTCGAGTTTGACGAAGCTGAGATCCGCGTCCCGCGCCTCGGCCTCGGTGGGCTCTTCCGATTCGGGATCGAGCATGGCCGCGATTTCGTCGTGCCTGAACAGGGCGTTGTCGTCGATGTTCATCTTCCCGTCTAGGGCCCACAGTTTACCGTCCGGAGTGGTCACGAGAGGATTGATCTCCGCCAGGGACGCGTCGCTTTCGATAAACGCGTCGTAGAGCCGTCCAAGAATGCCCGCGGCCTGGTTCACCACCGCGGGATCGGAGTAGAGCTTGTAGGCCAGGGACCGGGCCTGGTACGGAAGCAGTCCCAGGAGGGGGTCGACGGCCAGCTTGTGGATCTTCTCCGGCGTCTCCCGGGCAACTTCCTCGATATCGACGCCGCCCGCCGCGCTGACCATGAACACCGGCCGCCGGGTCTGCCGGTCCAGGATGATCCCCACGTAGGCTTCATGGGCGATCTCCACCGCCTCGGCCACCAGTACCTGCCGGACCGTCAGGCCCTTGATGTCCATGCCCAGGATCTGACTCGCCTTCTCGGCGGCCTCATCGGGCGTCGAAGCCAGTTTCACGCCGCCTGCCTTGCCCCGGCCGCCGACGTGCACCTGTGCCTTGACCACCACCCGCGCGTCCAGTTCCTCCGCGATGCGCCGGGCTTCTTCCGACGTCCTCGCCACCTGCTCCCGCGGGATCGCCATCCCGTGCCGGGCGAAGATGCCCTTCGCCTGGTATTCGTGAATATTCAATTCGTGCTCCTTGGATTTCGTGTTTCTCCTGCAGATTTCGTATTTCTCCTGCTCCTATTGAACCCCCACCGAACTTTTCCGTTCCTCCTTCTTTATTTTATACCCAGTACCTATCCCTGTCTTCTCGCCATACCGCCCAGCGCGTCGAAACCCGGCTTGAGGGCGGGATACATGGATTTGAAGATCCCGTAGCACTCCTCGTACCGCGCCGTCGCATCCCGGTCCGGTTCCGTCCGGGAAGCGACGGTGACCAGGTCGTCCGTGGCCTCCTCGACGGTGCCGTACACGCCGGTGCCGATGGCGGCCAGGATGGCGGCCCCGAAGGCGGGGCCTTCCTCCGCGTTAACGGTGACCACTTCCGCGTCGTAGATGTCCGCCTGGATCTGCCGCCACAGTCCGCTCCGCGCGCCGCCGCCCGTGGAGCGGACCTGTGTGACGGACAGTCCGAGTTCCCGCATGATCTCTATGGAATCCCGCAGGGCGAAAGTCACGCCCTCCATGACGGACCGGATCATGTGGGGGCGTCCGTGACGCCCGGTGATGCCGACAAAGGCGCCCCGTGCGTTGGCGTCCTTGTGGGGGGTGCGCTCGCCCATGAGATAAGGAAGAAACACCAGGCCCTCGCTGCCCGCCGGCGCGCGGGCCGCCTGGGCCGTCATCAGTTCGTAGGGGTCGGTGTCCAGCATCCGTGCCGCACTGGCCTCCACTTCGCCCAGGGTGTTGCGCAGCCACTGGAAGGCGCCCCCCGCAAAGAGGGTCACCCCCATCAGGTACCACTTGTCGGGGACGCTGTGGCAGAAGGTGTGGACCCGCATTTCCGGATCGACGCGGACATCGTCGGTGTGGGCAAAGACCACGCCCGATGTGCCGAGGCTCGCCAGAATCCGTCCCGAACGGACGATACCGGCGCCCACGGCGCCGCAGGTATTGTCGGCCCCGCCGCCGATGACGGGCGTGCCGGCCTCGAGTCCCATTTCCCCGGCGACTTCCGCCGTCACGCGGCCGCATACGTCGGTGGATTCGAAGGTGGGCGGCATGAAATCCGACGGCAGGCCGATGGCGTCCAGCATGGGGCCGGACCAACGGCGTTCGCAGACGTCGAACAACAGGGTGCCCGCGGCGTCGGACACCTCCATGGCGAATTCGCCCGTCATCCGGAACCGGATATAGTCCTTGGGCAGCAGCACCCGCCTAATGCGGTCGTATACCTGGGGCTCATGATCGCGGACCCAGATCAGCTTGGGCGCAGTGAAGCCTTCGAGCGCCGGATTGGACACCCAGCGCACCAGGTTTTCTTCGCCCGCCTTTTCCGTGATCCAGCGGCACTGCTCCGTGGTTCGCGTATCGCACCACAGGATGGATGGGCGAAGCACCTCGTTCTGCCCGTCGAGCAGCACCGAACTGTGCATCTGTCCCGACAGGCCGACCCCGGCGATGGAATCGGGCGGGACGCCGGCGATACCCATGGCTTCGCGGACCGTGTTCGACGCCGCGCGCCACCAGTCCTCCGGGTCCTGTTCGGCCCAGTTGGGTCGGGGCGTATGCATTGCGATTTCCTCGAAGGCGCGCGCCACTAAACAACCGCGTTCGTCGACGATAATCGTCTTGATGCCCGAGGTGCCGATATCGATACCGATAAGATGTCTCATACGCGAACCACCGCCATTTGAACCGTCGTCACTTCAACCACCGCCAGTTGCACCGCCGCCTGTAGAACTGCCGCTTGTAGAACCACTGCTTTTCGAACCGCCGCCATTTGAATCGCTGCCTTTCGAACCGTCGTCCGTTGCACCGCCGCCATTTGAATCGCTGCCTTTCGAACCGTCGTCCGTTGCACCGCCGCCTGTTGAACTGCTACCTTACCGGCACAAAAAAACCTGCGCAGGACCGCAGGAAACGGAAAGATGGCGATGGGAGTCGGATTCAACTCATGTACGCGTGCAATCGGACGCTGCGGGAGGTATGCCGCAACCGGCGAATCGCCCGTTCCTTGATTTGGCGCACCCGCTCCCGGGTCAACCCGAACTGCTTGCCGATTTCGTCCAGGGTCATCGGCTTGTCCTTGTTGATCCCGAAATAGGATCGAATCACGGCGGCTTCGCGGTCCGTGAGGGTGTTCAGCGCCCAGACCACTTCCTCCTTGAGCGATTTCTCCATGACCGGCGTTTCCGGCGACTCGATGGTCGTATCTTCGATCACGTCGAGCAGGCGTCCCTCCTCGCCGGGTGAGAAAGGCGCGTCGAGGGACAGGTGGGGACTGAAAGTCCGCATGATGTCGACCACTTCCTTGTGATCCAGCGACAACCGGCCGGCGATCTCATGGGTCGTGGGCTCCCGGCCCAGTTCCTGCTTGAGGCCCCGTACGACCTTGTTGATACGCCGCAACTCCTCCGCCCGGTTTAACGGAAGGCGGAAGATCCGCGACTGCTCGGCGAGCGCCTGCATGATCGCCTGCCGCACCCACCAGACCGCGTAGGATATGAACTTGAATCCCTTGTGTTCATCGTACCGCTGCGCAGCCTTGATCAAGCCTATATTGCCCTCGTTGATGAGGTCGGCAAGGGGCAGGCCCTGGTTCTGGTATTGCCTCGCCACCACCACGACAAAACGAAGATTGGCCTGGATAAGCTGGTTAATGGCGCCGTTCACCCCGTTGCGCGCGTCGCGCGCCAGGGCCATTTCCTCTTCCAGGTTCAGGACCGGTATGGACCTTATTTCCTTCAGGTAGGTATCAAGTGACCGGTCATCCCCCGGATTCCTCGATCCAACCCGGGAAACGTTGACTTTCGACTGGGCGGTCCTGGCCATGATCTTCCTCCGATACCGCATGCAGACCCGCTGAAGACGGCACTAAACGGCTTCAGCTCCGATTGGAAGAAAGAAAATGCGGATATCGTTTGGATTTACGGAGAACCCGTCCCAAGAATGATCCCCCGGTTCCTTACACTATAATGACGCCCCGGACAGGCCGTCAAGTTTTTAAGGTGAAATCTGCGGCGTTATGCAACCCGGCTCAAAACACCCGTTTCTCGACGGCGTTTCCGATATAGATATCCATCATCGTGGTCCGGTTGCCCCAGAAGTGATCCTGTCCCCACGAATTGGGCTCCAGGCCCTTGAACCAGGGCTTGCGCAGGTCCAGCACATGGGTGTGATAGATGAACACACCGCCGACGTCCTCGACGAGGATGCGCTCTGCCTGCGCGTAGTATTCCATGCGTTTCGCCTCGTCCATGGTCGTTCCCCCGGCCTGCAGCAACCGGTCGAAGGCGTCGTTCTTCCAGTCATGCCGGCCGTGGCCGACCGGTTGGGAATGCCAGACCTGGGACAGCATGTTGTCGGGGTCGGGATAATCGTACTGGTAGGGGATCAGTCCGAAGGGGATAGAGTACTGGTACATGTTGTCCATGTAGAGTCCGATTTCCTGGTTCCGGATCTCGACGCGCATGCCCAGGGTCTCCAACAGCATGCCCTGGATCGCTTGGGCGATGCCCATCTGGGTCGGATCCGCCTGACGCAGCCAGAATTCGATAGAAGGCAGGCCCTTGCCGTCCGGGTAACCGGCTTCCTCCAGAAGACGCCGGGCTTCCGGCGGGTCGTAACGCTGGACATCCTTCAGCAGATCGCCCGTGTATCCAGGAAAGTTGGGCGGCAGCATCGTGTAGGCGGGCGTGCCGTGGCCCTGCAGGATGACCCGGCAGATGGTCTCACGGTCGATGGCGTGGCTGACCGCCCGGCGGACCCGCACGTCGTCAAAGGGAGGTACCGCGGTACGGAAGAAGAGGTACCAGGTCTGGAAGTGGGCATTGGAGGTCAATTCCCGGGTCAGTTCGGGGCTGTTCTCGATCTCTCCCAGGAATTGGGCAAAGACGCCCTGCCGGTCGACCTCGTTGTTCTCGTAGGGCGTGATGCCGGGATGGGTGCCGGCGATGATGAACTTCAGCTTGATCTTCTCCAGGTAGCCCGGGTACGGCCCGTTATAGTAGGGGTTCAGTTCGTAGGAGATGTAACGGTCCGTGATCCATTCGTCCAGCTTGTAACTGTAGTTGCTGACCATGTTGCCCGGCTCGGTCCAGCGGCGGCCGTGCTTCCGCACCTGCCAGGGCGGCACGGGCGCCGCGGAATTGTAGGCCATGATGTGGGGGAGAAACGGGCACGGGGCCTCGGCCTCGATCTCCAGGGTCAGGTCGTCGATGGCGCGCACGCCCACCGAGTCGGGATCGCTGATCTTGCCGTGATTGAAGTCCCGCGCGTTCTTGATATTGTAGAAGAGAAACGCGAAGACATTGCCCTCGTTCGGATCCAGGAAGCGCTTGAAGGTGTATTCGAAATCGTGGGCGGTCACTGCCCTGCCGTCGCTCCAGCGGGCACCCTCCCGCAGGTGAAAGGTCCAGGTCCGCCCATCCTCGGACGGTTCCCAGTTGTCGGCGGCCCCTGGAATGAGGACATCATCGGCGTCGAACATGGTAAGTCGTTCGAAAAGATAGGGATCCGCGCCCTTGACGCCGTAGTTGTCCATGCTCACGTCCAGCGTCTTGGGCTCTTCGATGAAGTACATCATTATCTGTTCGTGGAGCGGTGCCGCGTCGGGCGGCAACTGCTTCCCCAGACTGTTGTCGACCGGTCCTTCGGAGCGTTGTACCGGGGCGCTTTCGTCGTCTCCGCAGCCGGTTATGAGGAGCAGGACGAGAAGCAGGGAACGGACCGGGATGACGGGGGAGGGCATCGAACGCGCTTCCTTCGATCGTGTGTCTACCGGGCATCGGCCATAAACTGCCTCAGGGTGAACTGTCTCGGGTGATACCACCTGCACGCGACGAGGCAAACGACCGCTCGGTTCATATCTGGTAAGGTAGGATTTTATGCGTTTTATGAATAATGCCCACAGGCCGAACAAGGGTCAATAGAAAAGAGGGGCGCGCCCGGAAGGGCGATTCTTGACTTCCGGGCACGGGAACGGTAGGTTGGTGCGACCTTTCTCCTTAATTCTCCTGTAGCCGGAATACCTGCTATGGCCGAACCAACTCCAGAGCAGTCGCGTCCCACGCTTCGCAAGTCTCTCGGGCTATTCGACGGAATCACCATCCTGGTGGGCATCACCATCGGGGCCGGAATCTTCTCGGCGCCCCAGATCATCGCGGGATTCACCGGGTCTTTCACGCCCATTCTTTGGCTCTGGATCGCCGGCGGCGCCTTCATTTTCATCGGCGGCCTCGTCTACGCGGAACTGGGCAGCCGCATGCCGGACACGGGCGGCGAATACATGTATATCAGCCGGGCCTTCGGCCCTTTCGCCGGGTTCATGTTCGGCTGGTCCCAGCTGTTCATCATCCGCACCAGTCCCCTCGCCGGACTGGCGATCGTCACGGTCAACTATTTCACCTATTTCGTCGAACTGACGCGCGTCGAACGGATCGCCGCCGCCCTGTTCATCATCCTGCTGCTCGCCATCCTGAACTACATCGGCGTGCACCGTGCGGGGTTCTACCAGCGCCTGACCACCGTGCTAAAGGTCGCCGGCCTGATGCTCCTCGTGGTACTTGGATTCTCCCTGGACTACGGCGGAGAAAACCTGCTTGGGACCGCCGCGGCGCCGACCGGAACGCTCGGTCCCGTCGGCAATATCATCGCCGCCGCCTTCATGGTGGTCTTCGCCTACATGGGATTCGAACGGGTGGGTTACTCGGCGGGAGAGATGAAGGATCCCCGGCGCACCATACCCCTGACCATGTTCGTGGGCATCACCGCGATCGTCGTGATCTATGTCCTGGCGAATCTCCTCTACCACCAGACCCTCGGCATGGAAGGCGTCCGGACGAGCAGCATCGTGGCATCGGACACGGCGGTCCTGCTGCTGGGTCCGCTCGGCGCGGGATTCATCGCCGTCACCGTCATGATTTCCACGACCGGCAGCATGAACGGGACCTTCATGACCGCCACACG encodes:
- the sucD gene encoding succinate--CoA ligase subunit alpha, which encodes MSILVNENTRVVVQGITGRDGSFHTRQMAAYGTNVVAGVTPGKGGQDLDGIPVYDTLAEAASATGANTSIIYVRPAFAADAIHEAIDAELDLVICITEGIPTLDMARVYAVLQHSGVRLLGPNCPGAITPGVTKVGIMPGHIHQPGHVGVVSRSGTLTYEIVHQLTSAGIGQSTCLGIGGDPIIGTGFIDALEAFEADPDTHAVVMIGEIGGSDEERAAEFVRENMTKPVVGFIAGRTAPPGKRMGHAGAIISGGTGGAEEKVSALNDAGIPVADRSADVVDLIRSALA
- the fabG gene encoding 3-oxoacyl-[acyl-carrier-protein] reductase, which codes for MRGLKGKVAVVTGGAQGIGSAVAERFAAEGARVVITSRDGTKAEEAAEALKQKGGDARGLSVRIDDRDSVKDLVDSVVEAYGSIDVLVNNAATVRDTLLMRMKQADWDEVVHVNLGSVFICTQAVIRPMMRQRSGRIINMTSIVGLSGNAGQANYAASKAGIVGFTKSVAKEVGSRGITVNAIAPGYIETAMTASLPEAVRTAFLDATPLSRAGQPDDVAGIAAFLASDDAAFITGQVMRVDGGMGM
- a CDS encoding RNA polymerase sigma factor RpoD/SigA, which produces MARTAQSKVNVSRVGSRNPGDDRSLDTYLKEIRSIPVLNLEEEMALARDARNGVNGAINQLIQANLRFVVVVARQYQNQGLPLADLINEGNIGLIKAAQRYDEHKGFKFISYAVWWVRQAIMQALAEQSRIFRLPLNRAEELRRINKVVRGLKQELGREPTTHEIAGRLSLDHKEVVDIMRTFSPHLSLDAPFSPGEEGRLLDVIEDTTIESPETPVMEKSLKEEVVWALNTLTDREAAVIRSYFGINKDKPMTLDEIGKQFGLTRERVRQIKERAIRRLRHTSRSVRLHAYMS
- the rpmF gene encoding 50S ribosomal protein L32, with the protein product MALPKRRQSRARSRKRRTHWVLSMPALVDCDHCGEKKRAHRVCPHCGYYQGREVQEVEAI
- a CDS encoding peptide ABC transporter substrate-binding protein; the protein is MPSPVIPVRSLLLVLLLITGCGDDESAPVQRSEGPVDNSLGKQLPPDAAPLHEQIMMYFIEEPKTLDVSMDNYGVKGADPYLFERLTMFDADDVLIPGAADNWEPSEDGRTWTFHLREGARWSDGRAVTAHDFEYTFKRFLDPNEGNVFAFLFYNIKNARDFNHGKISDPDSVGVRAIDDLTLEIEAEAPCPFLPHIMAYNSAAPVPPWQVRKHGRRWTEPGNMVSNYSYKLDEWITDRYISYELNPYYNGPYPGYLEKIKLKFIIAGTHPGITPYENNEVDRQGVFAQFLGEIENSPELTRELTSNAHFQTWYLFFRTAVPPFDDVRVRRAVSHAIDRETICRVILQGHGTPAYTMLPPNFPGYTGDLLKDVQRYDPPEARRLLEEAGYPDGKGLPSIEFWLRQADPTQMGIAQAIQGMLLETLGMRVEIRNQEIGLYMDNMYQYSIPFGLIPYQYDYPDPDNMLSQVWHSQPVGHGRHDWKNDAFDRLLQAGGTTMDEAKRMEYYAQAERILVEDVGGVFIYHTHVLDLRKPWFKGLEPNSWGQDHFWGNRTTMMDIYIGNAVEKRVF
- the xylB gene encoding xylulokinase, whose protein sequence is MRHLIGIDIGTSGIKTIIVDERGCLVARAFEEIAMHTPRPNWAEQDPEDWWRAASNTVREAMGIAGVPPDSIAGVGLSGQMHSSVLLDGQNEVLRPSILWCDTRTTEQCRWITEKAGEENLVRWVSNPALEGFTAPKLIWVRDHEPQVYDRIRRVLLPKDYIRFRMTGEFAMEVSDAAGTLLFDVCERRWSGPMLDAIGLPSDFMPPTFESTDVCGRVTAEVAGEMGLEAGTPVIGGGADNTCGAVGAGIVRSGRILASLGTSGVVFAHTDDVRVDPEMRVHTFCHSVPDKWYLMGVTLFAGGAFQWLRNTLGEVEASAARMLDTDPYELMTAQAARAPAGSEGLVFLPYLMGERTPHKDANARGAFVGITGRHGRPHMIRSVMEGVTFALRDSIEIMRELGLSVTQVRSTGGGARSGLWRQIQADIYDAEVVTVNAEEGPAFGAAILAAIGTGVYGTVEEATDDLVTVASRTEPDRDATARYEECYGIFKSMYPALKPGFDALGGMARRQG
- the fabF gene encoding beta-ketoacyl-ACP synthase II — encoded protein: MAERVVVTGMGVLSPVGLTLDTYWKALCDGQSGVGPITKFDVSAFPAQIAAELKDFNAADYIDRKEVRRMDDNVQYAVIAAQMAIDDSRLDLDSVDRERIGVVMGTGVGGIWTFENQHTNLVNKGPGRVSPFFIPMMIADMAPGHISMIHGLKGPNYTTVSACSSGAHGIGDAFRILQHGDADVMVTGGTEASISPMAVAGFSNMRALSLRNDEPERASRPFDAERDGFVLGEGAGMVVLETLPHALQRNATIYAELAGYAATADAFHITQPHESGEGAERSMRLALQNAGLAVDEIDYINAHGTSTPFNDRIETLAIKKVFGDHAKHLAISSTKSLVGHLLGASGGVEFIATSLSVSRDFVHPTINYEVPDPDCDLDYVPNTGREREVRAALTNSFGFGGHNVTLVVKKYTA
- the acpP gene encoding acyl carrier protein; translated protein: MEDRVKEIIAEQLGVDGDQVTDNASFTDDLGADSLDTVELVMALEEEFDLEIPDEDAEKIVTVGDAIKYLQANIDG
- a CDS encoding DUF177 domain-containing protein is translated as MRIAIEHLAEGLHPIHLEDTPAADFLPDEDCRFASPVKVDGTLTVSENSLVLQADIAVAMTFSCGRCLEDVEEHISGEIATYYEKTDRAIPEGEELTEADDVEILDYGAKTIDLSRRIAELVNLNIPMKPLCSEDCRGLCPECGRNLNEGACGCGTRQVDPRWHTLKTLLKEE
- the fabD gene encoding ACP S-malonyltransferase; this translates as MFPGQASQYVGMGRDLHDRYPQVRELYRQAREITGADIAGISFKGPAETLKQTNYTQLAILVHSAAVASLLSEQGIRPDYVAGHSVGEYSALVAAGSLAFEESVRLVRLRGTLMHEAGQRQPGTMAAVIGLSPQEVDDVCRSASREGEPVQPANYNSPLQTVIAGAVPAVERAMEAARDAGARRVVPLEVSGAFHSELMEHARQGLAEAIGKAVITRADTPLVANVTARAVTEPEDIRRLLIEQLTRPVRWVESMQTLAGHGVDTVVEAGPGSVLTGLMKRMHRGVGILNADKLEDVSAVVETLGQPVVE
- the sucC gene encoding ADP-forming succinate--CoA ligase subunit beta is translated as MNIHEYQAKGIFARHGMAIPREQVARTSEEARRIAEELDARVVVKAQVHVGGRGKAGGVKLASTPDEAAEKASQILGMDIKGLTVRQVLVAEAVEIAHEAYVGIILDRQTRRPVFMVSAAGGVDIEEVARETPEKIHKLAVDPLLGLLPYQARSLAYKLYSDPAVVNQAAGILGRLYDAFIESDASLAEINPLVTTPDGKLWALDGKMNIDDNALFRHDEIAAMLDPESEEPTEAEARDADLSFVKLDGDIGCIVNGAGLAMATMDMVKFYGGMPANFLDIGGSSNPDKVVTAMNIITSDDRVKAVLFNIFGGITRCDDVANGIVTALERIAEGSGGPLTLPIVIRLTGTNEEEGRRILESVGLVAVDTMAEAVQKAVELGEGGR